A window of the Cucurbita pepo subsp. pepo cultivar mu-cu-16 chromosome LG01, ASM280686v2, whole genome shotgun sequence genome harbors these coding sequences:
- the LOC111794039 gene encoding splicing factor 3B subunit 1-like: MDLEIAKTQEERKKMEQQLASLNSVTFDTDLYGDNDKAGYVTSIPVNEDDENLEALDNEVARKLASYTAPKSLLKEMPRGGEEDDDMGFKKPQRIIDREDDYRKRRLNRVISPERHDAFAAGEKTPDPSVRTYAEVMREEALKREREETLRAIAKKKEEEEAAKASGEKPKESAAASAAPQKRRNRWDQSQDDGGAKKAKTSDWDLPDTTPGRWDATPGRVGDATPGVGRRNRWDETPTPGRLADLDATPAGGVTPGATPAGMTWDATPKLAGMATPTPKRQRSRWDETPATMGSATPMAGATPAAAFTPGVTPVGGVELATPTPGAVNLRGPMTPEQYNLMRWERDIEERNRPLSDEELDAMFPQEGYKILDPPASYVPIRTPARKLLATPTPMGTPLYAIPEENRGQQFDVPKEAPGGLPFMKPEDYQYFGALLNEEDEEGLSPEEQKERKIMKLLLKVKNGTPPQRKTALRQLTDKAREFGAGPLFNRILPLLMQPTLEDQERHLLVKVIDRVLYKLDELVRPYVHKILVVIEPLLIDEDYYARVEGREIISNLSKAAGLATMIAAMRPDIDNIDEYVRNTTARAFSVVASALGIPALLPFLKAVCQSKKSWQARHTGIKIVQQIAILIGCAVLPHLRSLVEIIEHGLNDENQKVRTITALSLAALAEAAAPYGIESFDSVLKPLWKGIRSHRGKVLAAFLKAIGFIIPLMDALYACYYTKEVMYILIREFQSPDEEMKKIVLKVVKQCVSTEGVEADYIRNDILPEFFRNFWVRRMALDRRNYKQLVDTTVEIANKVGVADIVGRVVEDLKDESEPYRRMVMETIEKVVANLGASDIDARLEELLIDGILYAFQEQTSDDANVMLNGFGAVVNSLGQRVKPYLPQICGTIKWRLNNKSAKVRQQAADLISRIAVVMKQCQEEQLMGHLGVVLYEYLGEEYPEVLGSILGALKAIVNVIGMTKMTPPIKDLLPRLTPILKNRHEKVQENCIDLVGRIADRGAEFVPAREWMRICFELLEMLKAHKKGIRRATVNTFGYIAKAIGPQDVLATLLNNLKVQERQNRVCTTVAIAIVAETCSPFTVLPALMNEYRVPELNVQNGVLKSLSFLFEYIGEMGKDYIYAVTPLLEDALMDRDLVHRQTAASAVKHMALGVAGLGCEDALVHLLNYVWPNIFETSPHVINAVMEAIEGMRVALGAAVVLNYCLQGLFHPARKVREVYWKIYNSLYIGGQDTLVAAYPALEDGDNNVYSRPELVMFI, from the coding sequence TAGGAAACGTAGGTTGAATAGGGTTATATCGCCTGAGCGCCACGATGCGTTTGCTGCCGGTGAAAAGACGCCGGACCCGTCTGTTCGGACTTATGCGGAGGTGATGAGAGAAGAGGCGTTgaagagggagagggaggAGACGTTAAGAGCTATAGCtaagaagaaggaggaagaggaggctGCTAAGGCTTCTGGAGAGAAGCCAAAGGAGTCGGCTGCAGCATCTGCAGCGCCTCAGAAGAGGAGGAATCGGTGGGACCAATCGCAGGATGATGGTGGAGCGAAAAAAGCCAAGACCTCGGATTGGGATTTGCCTGATACAACACCTGGAAGGTGGGATGCGACACCAGGCCGAGTGGGGGATGCTACTCCTGGTGTGGGGAGAAGGAATAGGTGGGATGAGACTCCAACTCCAGGGAGGTTGGCTGATTTGGATGCAACTCCAGCAGGTGGTGTTACGCCTGGTGCAACTCCCGCTGGAATGACTTGGGATGCAACTCCAAAACTTGCTGGAATGGCTACACCAACTCCAAAAAGGCAGAGATCACGTTGGGATGAGACCCCCGCAACAATGGGAAGTGCAACTCCAATGGCTGGAGCAACCCCTGCTGCTGCATTTACTCCTGGTGTGACTCCTGTTGGAGGGGTTGAGTTGGCTACCCCAACACCTGGGGCTGTCAATTTGCGTGGTCCAATGACCCCTGAGCAGTATAATTTGATGAGGTGGGAGAGAGATATTGAGGAGAGGAACCGCCCGTTGAGTGATGAAGAACTTGATGCCATGTTTCCACAAGAGGGATATAAGATTCTGGACCCTCCTGCTTCCTATGTGCCAATTCGAACACCTGCAAGGAAGTTGCTCGCCACACCAACACCAATGGGAACTCCCCTTTATGCCATCCCGGAGGAGAATCGTGGCCAGCAGTTTGATGTTCCAAAGGAAGCACCTGGTGGTTTGCCATTCATGAAGCCTGAGGATTACCAATACTTCGGGGCATTGTTGAATGAGGAAGATGAGGAGGGATTGTCTCCAGAAGAACAGAAAGAGCGGAAGATTATGAAGCTCTTGCTCAAGGTTAAGAATGGAACGCCTCCTCAAAGGAAAACGGCTTTAAGACAGCTTACTGATAAAGCTCGTGAGTTTGGTGCAGGCCCATTGTTCAACCGCATTCTGCCACTTCTTATGCAGCCTACTCTGGAGGACCAGGAAAGGCATCTTTTGGTTAAAGTTATTGACAGAGTGCTTTATAAATTGGATGAATTGGTTCGTCCATACGTGCACAAAATTCTTGTTGTGATTGAACCATTGTTGATTGATGAGGATTACTATGCACGTGTAGAAGGTAGAGAAATTATTTCCAATCTTAGTAAAGCTGCTGGTTTGGCTACTATGATTGCTGCAATGCGTCCAGATATTGACAACATTGATGAATATGTTAGGAATACCACTGCAAGGGCTTTTAGTGTTGTTGCTTCTGCCCTTGGAATTCCTGcccttcttccatttttgaaAGCTGTGTGTCAGAGTAAAAAATCATGGCAAGCACGTCATACTGGAATTAAGATTGTTCAGCAGATTGCTATTCTTATTGGTTGTGCTGTCCTACCTCATCTTAGGTCTCTTGTAGAAATTATAGAACATGGTCTCAATGACGAAAACCAGAAGGTGAGAACAATTACTGCTTTGTCTCTAGCTGCACTTGCTGAGGCTGCAGCCCCATATGGTATTGAAAGCTTTGACTCGGTATTGAAGCCGCTGTGGAAGGGTATTAGGTCGCACCGTGGTAAGGTGTTGGCTGCATTCTTGAAGGCAATTGGTTTTATTATTCCCTTGATGGATGCACTGTATGCTTGCTATTATACAAAGGAAGTGATGTACATTCTGATTCGTGAGTTCCAATCACCagatgaagaaatgaagaaaattgttCTCAAAGTGGTCAAGCAGTGTGTGAGCACTGAGGGAGTAGAGGCCGATTATATCCGTAACGATATTCTCCCGGAGTTCTTTAGGAACTTCTGGGTTCGTAGAATGGCTTTAGATCGAAGGAATTACAAACAACTTGTGGACACAACTGTTGAGATAGCAAATAAAGTAGGTGTTGCTGATATCGTAGGTCGAGTTGTTGAAGATCTCAAGGATGAAAGTGAACCTTATAGAAGAATGGTTATGGAAACGATAGAAAAAGTTGTCGCAAACTTGGGTGCGTCCGATATTGATGCTCGATTAGAAGAGCTGTTGATTGATGGGATTCTTTATGCCTTCCAAGAGCAGACCAGCGATGATGCTAATGTGATGCTTAATGGGTTTGGCGCAGTTGTCAATTCTCTTGGGCAGAGAGTAAAGCCATATCTTCCCCAAATTTGTGGTACCATAAAGTGGCGATTGAATAACAAGAGTGCAAAGGTGAGGCAGCAGGCTGCTGATCTTATTTCAAGGATTGCAGTTGTCATGAAGCAGTGCCAAGAAGAACAACTCATGGGCCATCTTGGAGTCGTCTTGTACGAGTATTTGGGAGAAGAATATCCAGAAGTTCTGGGTTCGATTCTGGGAGCTCTCAAGGCTATTGTGAATGTTATTGGTATGACGAAGATGACACCTCCGATCAAAGATTTGCTTCCCAGATTAACACCAATTTTGAAGAACAGACATGAGAAAGTGCAAGAGAACTGCATTGATCTTGTTGGTCGTATTGCTGATCGTGGTGCCGAGTTTGTTCCAGCTAGAGAATGGATGAGGATCTGCTTTGAGTTGCTTGAGATGCTCAAAGCTCACAAGAAGGGTATCCGTCGAGCTACGGTTAACACTTTCGGGTATATTGCTAAAGCCATTGGACCACAAGATGTTTTAGCAACTTTGTTGAACAATCTAAAAGTGCAGGAGCGTCAGAATCGTGTTTGCACGACTGTCGCAATTGCTATAGTTGCAGAAACCTGTTCGCCTTTCACAGTTCTGCCTGCTCTAATGAACGAGTATCGTGTGCCTGAGCTTAATGTGCAAAATGGTGTGTTGAagtctctctctttccttttcgagtACATCGGCGAAATGGGAAAGGATTATATCTATGCAGTGACGCCATTGCTCGAGGACGCTCTAATGGATCGAGACTTGGTACACAGACAAACCGCAGCCTCTGCTGTGAAACACATGGCTCTAGGAGTTGCTGGTTTAGGTTGTGAGGATGCGTTAGTCCACTTGCTGAACTACGTATGGCCGAACATATTTGAAACATCGCCACACGTGATAAACGCCGTTATGGAAGCCATCGAAGGAATGCGGGTGGCATTGGGCGCAGCTGTTGTGCTGAACTACTGCCTGCAGGGGCTTTTCCACCCGGCTCGGAAAGTCCGAGAAGTATACTGGAAAATCTATAACTCACTGTACATTGGTGGTCAGGATACTCTTGTTGCAGCTTATCCAGCATTAGAGGATGGAGACAACAATGTGTACAGCCGACCGGAACTGGTGATGTTCATCtga
- the LOC111801435 gene encoding polyadenylate-binding protein 2-like — translation MEHEDFDMIGSDLNDTVELDDMTKRLKEMESEAAALREMQAKVEKEMSSLQDPASSAASQANREEVDARSVFVGNVDYSCTPEEVQQHFQTCGTVNRITIRTDKFGQPKGYAYVEFLEPEAVQEALLLNESELHGRQLKVTAKRTNIPGMKQYRPRRPNSFMGAQSRSPYVAAPYFFAPYGYGKVPRFRMPTRYGPYY, via the exons ATGGAGCACGAGGACTTCGACATGATTGGCTCGGACCTCAACGATACGGTG GAGTTGGACGACATGACGAAACGGTTGAAAGAGATGGAAAGTGAAGCTGCTGCCCTACGTGAGATGCAGGCCAAGGTCGAGAAGGAGATGAGTTCTCTACAAG ATCCAGCAAGTTCTGCTGCAAGTCAAGCAAACAGGGAGGAAGTGGATGCACGGTCAGTGTTTGTTGGCAAT GTTGACTACTCATGTACCCCAGAAGAAGTACAGCAACATTTCCAGACATGTGGAACTGTAAACAGAATTACTATTCGCACAGATAAGTTTGGGCAGCCGAAGGGTTACGCGTATGTTGAATTCCTTGAGCCCGAAGCTGTTCAAGAGGCTCTTCTTCTGAATGAATCAGAACTACATGGTCGACAGCTGAAG GTAACTGCCAAGAGGACAAACATACCTGGGATGAAGCAGTATCGTCCACGCCGACCCAACTCATTTATGGGTGCTCAATCCAGGAGCCCATATGTTGCTGCTCCTTATTTCTTCGCACCATACGGATATGG GAAAGTTCCGAGGTTCAGAATGCCAACGCGTTACGGCCCCTACTATTGA